One stretch of bacterium DNA includes these proteins:
- a CDS encoding PEP-CTERM sorting domain-containing protein, with product MRSLREVLVSDFGLDLAGWSLTIARDVTADGRVVTGWGTNPNGNQEAWIAVIPEPSMLMLLALSVVAVLGHQTATRPGPGLLRA from the coding sequence ATGCGCAGTCTGAGAGAGGTGCTCGTCAGTGATTTCGGCTTGGATCTCGCTGGGTGGTCGTTAACGATCGCCCGCGATGTCACGGCGGACGGACGAGTCGTCACGGGGTGGGGAACGAATCCAAACGGCAACCAAGAGGCGTGGATTGCGGTGATCCCCGAGCCGTCGATGCTGATGCTGCTCGCGCTGTCGGTGGTTGCGGTTCTTGGCCACCAGACAGCCACGAGGCCTGGTCCGGGCCTGCTACGGGCATGA